The following are from one region of the Dreissena polymorpha isolate Duluth1 chromosome 2, UMN_Dpol_1.0, whole genome shotgun sequence genome:
- the LOC127869249 gene encoding uncharacterized protein LOC127869249: MAEGGIRHYTEWTPRPIRRSRYEYEDESKETSTIMDLLGYGPAIRQKRKDVYQWRDRLYNRYFNNFIDYDPMVTAGSKAEGLTCVYESDIDVIHVLPYTVCLEDGFNESTIPDHFIVLMMNTQGCNSGYCKPLLLRPDTGIYPAIYDSICDDGYGNSILSSKRFVEFFKTVHPLSPFVHNSPIAGPSIPLSLGPYRVDNIRAIHCNCPVILQKWASRTRHWPPPSIVEKVIAMRAFVTPIGCKGSVYNHLEWRICFNTSETELVNNLNDTQIKVYVILKMIVNDVLKPQKKEITSYTLKNIVLWLAENNPQALFHAGSLFHWLHEGLDLLRTALSLRELPYYMIPERNLMAERELDDEQQRVFVSSITDMMEEGPHMLLRLNKIRQAIICHPEPLLWFSKMRTELEILRLESFRRAHQCIFNHLGSGQTLIEFVQCFLSIIEADSIMQAYNKRREEILFEVWLRLFLEGSSVILSNPLEYMILS; this comes from the exons ATGGCAGAAGGAGGTATCAGGCATTACACGGAATGGACTCCAAGGCCCATTAGGCGATCAAGG TATGAATATGAAGATGAATCGAAGGAAACAAGCACCATTATGGATCTCCTGGGGTATGGACCAGCCATCCGACAGAAACGAAAAGACGTCTACCAGTGGCGAGATAGGCTGTATAATAGATATTTCAATAATTTCATAGATTATGATCCGATGGTCACCGCAGGGAGCAAGGCGGAGGGGTTGACCTGTGTATACGAGAGCGATATTGATGTGATACACGTACTCCCATATACAGTGTGTCTGGAAGACGGGTTTAACGAGAGCACAATTCCAGATCACTTCATAGTATTAATGATGAATACGCAGGGCTGCAATTCAGGATATTGTAAACCATTACTTCTGAGACCAGATACTGGGATTTATCCTGCTATTTACGATTCCATATGCGATGATGGATATGGAAATAGTATTTTAAGCAGCAAACGTTTTGTTGAATTTTTTAAAACTGTCCACCCATTGTCTCCATTTGTCCACAATTCACCAATTGCTGGTCCATCTATACCATTGTCACTTGGTCCTTACAGAGTTGATAATATTCGAGCCATTCACTGTAACTGTCCAGTCATTTTACAGAAATGGGCTTCACGGACGCGTCACTGGCCACCACCAAGTATTGTTGAGAAAGTTATTGCGATGAGAGCGTTTGTTACTCCGATAGGGTGTAAGGGCAGCGTATACAACCACTTGGAATGGAGGATATGTTTTAATACTTCTGAGACGGAGCTTGTGAATAATCTAAATGACACGCAAATCAAAGTATATGTTATATTGAAGATGATCGTGAATGATGTATTGAAACCTCAGAAGAAAGAGATTACATCATATACATTGAAGAACATTGTATTATGGCTGGCAGAAAACAACCCACAGGCATTGTTCCATGCAGGAAGTTTGTTTCATTGGCTTCACGAGGGACTTGATTTATTACGAACCGCTTTATCCTTAAGGGAGCTTCCTTACTATATGATCCCAGAAAGGAATCTTATGGCAGAGAGGGAACTTGACGATGAGCAACAGCGTGTGTTCGTAAGCTCTATAACGGACATGATGGAGGAGGGGCCACACATGCTACTTAGATTAAATAAGATACGTCAGGCCATAATATGCCATCCAGAACCATTGCTGTGGTTCAGTAAGATGAGAACTGAGCTAGAGATATTGCGTCTGGAGTCGTTTCGCAGAGCTCATCAATGCATATTTAACCACTTAGGGAGTGGTCAGACTTTAATTGAGTTCGTTCAATGCTTTTTATCGATAATAGAGGCTGATAGTATCATGCAGGCTTACAACAAACGTAGAGAAGAAATCTTGTTTGAGGTCTGGCTGCGTTTGTTTCTGGAAGGAAGTTCAGTAATACTTTCGAATCCGTTAGAGTATATGATTCTTAGCTAA